One genomic segment of Choristoneura fumiferana chromosome Z, NRCan_CFum_1, whole genome shotgun sequence includes these proteins:
- the LOC141428666 gene encoding uncharacterized protein, whose translation MKLLGVLLLCAFAAAVPTAVQKIDLGLDIPADAVATVESRNILINALIRQLFTYIRYVINNGSAIFGLPPLDPLVLENYHLYIPAGFINLDLNLKDAMMTGIGGFVVHTSDFVPSQLSFDLDISVPSIVVSAGHYDLIGDLLTAVPLYGKGEARFQVDGLRLRGKVLLKQSEDGKSVLIDRVINSAFEVPNFKSELTGVIGGGDIDKIVNAVIEDVIVDYVNRFQGAIAAVVTTVLPAVANPLLEQLDTWRYIERFV comes from the exons ATGAAGTTGCTAGGAGTTTTGCTGTTGTGCGCATTCGCGGCCGCCGTGCCCACTGCTGTGCAAAAGATTGACCTGGGACTTG ATATCCCAGCTGACGCCGTAGCTACCGTGGAGAGCAGAAACATTTTGATAAATGCGCTAATCCGCCAGCTGTTCACATACATTCGCTACGTCATCAACAATGGGTCTGCCATATTCGGTCTGCCGCCTCTGGACCCCCTAGTCCTCGAAAACTACCATCTGTACATTCCCGCCGGTTTCATCAA ccTTGACCTTAACCTGAAAGACGCGATGATGACTGGAATTGGTGGATTCGTGGTGCACACCAGCGACTTCGTTCCGTCGCAGCTTTCCTTCGACTTGGATATCTCAGTTCCCAGCATCGTTGTATCTGCCG GACACTACGACTTGATTGGAGATCTGCTCACCGCTGTTCCTTTGTATGGAAAAGGAGAGGCCAG GTTCCAGGTCGATGGGTTGCGTTTACGTGGCAAGGTGCTCCTGAAGCAGTCCGAGGACGGCAAGTCAGTGCTGATCGACAGGGTCATCAACTCGGCCTTCGAAGTACCTAACTTTAAA TCTGAGCTGACCGGAGTCATCGGCGGAGGTGACATCGACAAAATCGTGAACGCGGTCATCGAGGACGTGATCGTCGATTACGTGAACCGTTTCCAGGGCGCCATCGCGGCCGTGGTGACCACGGTGCTCCCCGCCGTCGCCAACCCCCTGCTCGAGCAGCTGGACACGTGGCGCTACATAGAAAGATTCGTCTAA
- the LOC141428677 gene encoding uncharacterized protein, whose amino-acid sequence MNFIVLLSCLAVLINSIDSSAGDSTLAGDHLLDVILYQVVKVTKGENRQGSEGKPSYALDPIEFEYQHVDLCGSLMCLSANITKGSIYGLLGFEAIKTDFITEGSRVIIDVDINFPTLMLNSDYYEMKGNIMGALPLAGQGRLHIEVKEFRFWTKIILEVCQDGTSIEDFENSGFSIKNIYCRTEFDGNIDVIFNKMVEELLTDYLNRFNKVIASFSADIIKEILNPIL is encoded by the exons ATGAACTTTATAGTGTTGCTGTCATGTCTTGCCGTTTTAATAAACTCTATCGACTCTTCAGCTG GAGATTCTACCTTAGCTGGTGACCATTTATTAGATGTGATATTGTATCAAGTGGTAAAAGTAACCAAAGGCGAGAATAGACAAGGCAGTGAAGGAAAACCAAGCTATGCGTTGGATCCTATAGAATTTGAATACCAACACGTGGACTTGTGTGGATCACTTATGTG CCTAAGCGCCAACATCACTAAAGGATCTATTTATGGCTTATTGGGATTTGAGGCTATCAAAACGGATTTCATAACGGAAGGATCACGAGTTATCATTGATGTCGATATCAACTTTCCAACTCTAATGCTGAATTCTG ATTATTACGAAATGAAGGGAAATATAATGGGAGCGTTGCCGCTAGCAGGACAAGGTAGATTGCA TATTGAAGTAAAAGAATTCAGATTCTGGACTAAAATCATACTTGAAGTATGCCAAGACGGGACATCCATTGAGGACTTCGAGAACTCCGGTTTcagtatcaaaaatatctac TGTCGCACTGAATTCGATGGAAATATAGACGTCATCTTCAACAAAATGGTGGAAGAACTCCTGACTGACTACCTCAATAGGTTCAACAAGGTCATCGCCTCATTTTCCGCTGATATTATCAAAGAAATATTAAATCCTattctttga
- the LOC141428686 gene encoding uncharacterized protein, with product MYFKETMLFTSVDTQLLNQSAVSSASSIVRGPRYTVSNGHEIPKQPFVEVRNATYHGSGPREEARAMCSVKTLEVNATANATITRRLHGVVTSRELQSSIQRLEVIIFGQMQQLWHSLDALREQLGGRETTYPDRRTMMFRFKPEG from the exons ATGTACTTTAAGGAGACTATGCTTTTTACATCCGTCGACACCCAGCTGCTTAACCAATCGGCTGTGTCTTCTGCAAGCTCGATAG TGCGCGGGCCGCGTTACACAGTTAGCAATGGGCACGAAATTCCCAAACAGCCGTTTGTAGAGGTCCGCAACGCCACGTATCACGGTAGCGGGCCGCGGGAAGAGGCCCGCGCCATGTGCTCTGTAAAGACCCTCGAAGTTAACGCGACCGCCAACGCCACTATAACCAGGAGACTGCACGGAGTTGTTACTTCTA gagAGCTGCAGAGTTCGATACAGCGGCTAGAGGTAATTATTTTTGGCCAGATGCAGCAGCTGTGGCACAGTTTAGACGCGCTGCGAGAGCAACTCGGTGGCCGTGAAACTACGTACCCTGATCGCCGTACCATGATGTTTAGATTTAAGCCAGAGGGATAG